In a single window of the Acyrthosiphon pisum isolate AL4f chromosome X, pea_aphid_22Mar2018_4r6ur, whole genome shotgun sequence genome:
- the LOC100165198 gene encoding MAM and LDL-receptor class A domain-containing protein 1, translated as MKLWLMLSITSYSILECFPGAITKFSKSEVSIRGKRQGTVTDTCDFGVDPGLLTCDWKNRNGSALKWELGAGTLSNWLGGPPSDAGQGEDAEKGGYIFFETSLLAAPIVRVDDITIREGQNAFIESPVLGSTGAEGKCISFSFNVDGLSAAGLRVILQPTNKDGRPDGFFRVLWGTKDPTNKVWMNSEVLYTYNKEHQVVFEGLAKDLPDPFRKFRGYVAVDNIAIKQGLDCKGHCTFEGGFCGWINDEDDDFNWSLGRGSKNPSTGPATDRSSFIYGGMEGGYAFIDSSYPRRPGDMARMSSMEFDPTGPDTPLCLRFWTHMYGNGIGTLTISISDTREGEDRDIWSLTGEAGNSWYQAEVPVSSANPFKIIIIAKIGKNNLGDIAVDDISLTPGSCPTAPQIAAATSGDCTFEVDECGWSNVVSRERLDDIDWERTSGAALRSTAHDHTLGTEKGYLMTLARTALQRPGSRAWFTSRDFKTTSTPRCLSFWFVMNEPFIDTTGPSLGALSIYLRSNDNTGSTIMKPIWRLYNHQGPDWQYAQALIKEPNDAILIEGIWGSSRANGFIAFDDITFFGGSCSIIPAGAKVRPGECRFERDMCDWSNGTDKSPASWRMATVNRRPSNLPDKTFGAPDGYIYYDLFNQILGSNMVRLISPVIPVTDEPQLCFSFWYAAFGAGESALLQIMRQDNSSGETPAEKIWSLEAKNMDTTRPAWMPAQVTVESNKPFHIIMEGQATNGGFAVDDIIFTPGSCPSKI; from the exons ATGAAATTATGGCTGATGTTGTCAATAAcaagttattcaattttagaaTGTTTTCCCGGGGCTATAACAAAATTTTCGAAGTCTGAAGTATct attcgGGGGAAAAGGCAAGGAACTGTAACag ATACCTGCGATTTTGGTGTGGATCCTGGGTTATTAACATGTGATTGGAAAAATCGAAATGGATCTGCTTTAAAATGGGAACTAGGAGCAGGTACACTTTCAAATTGGTTAGGCGGGCCACCATCAGATGCAGGACAAGGAGAAGATGCAGAAAAAG gAGGGTACATTTTTTTCGAAACTTCTTTGTTAGCTGCACCAATAGTGCGAGTTGATGATATTACTATTAGAGAAGGTCAAAATGCATTCATTGAAAGTCCAGTACTTGGGAGTACGGGAGCAGAAGGAAAATGCATTTCTTTTag tttcaATGTTGATGGGTTGAGTGCAGCTGGACTGAGAGTTATTTTACAACCTACAAACAAAGATGGTCGGCCAGATGGATTTTTCAGAGTATTATGGGGTACTAAGGATCCCACTAATAAAGTATGGATGAATTCAGAAGTACTTTATACATATAACAAAGAGCATCaa gTAGTATTCGAAGGGTTAGCAAAAGACTTGCCAGATCCATTTAGGAAATTTCGTGGTTATGTCGCAGTAGACAATATAGCAATAAAACAGGGACTAGATTGTAAAGGTCATTGTACATTTGAAGGCGGTTTCTGTGGCTGGATTAATGACGAGGATGATGATTTCAACTGGTCATTG gGAAGAGGAAGTAAAAATCCATCTACCGGGCCAGCAACTGATCGATCAAGTTTTATTTATGGTGGAATGGAAGGAGGCTATGCATTTATTGACTCATCATACCCACGAAGGCCTGGTGATATGGCTCGTATGTCAAGCATGGAGTTTGATCCAACTG GGCCAGATACACCACTCTGCCTCCGATTTTGGACTCATATGTATGGAAATGGAATTGGAACATTGACAATTTCGATAAGTGATACCAGAGAAGGAGAAGATAGAGATATTTGGTCACTTACTGGAGAAGCTGGAAATTCTTGGTACCAAGCTGAGGTACCTGTTTCATCGGCAAAcccgtttaaaataattataattgctaAAATCGGTAAAAATAATCTTGGAGATATTGCTGTAGACGATATTTCTTTGACACCTGGAAGTTGCCCTA CTGCCCCCCAAATCGCTGCAGCCACATCTGGCGATTGTACATTCGAAGTGGATGAATGTGGATGGAGTAATGTAGTATCCAGAGAGCGTTTAGACGATATTGATTGGGAAAGGACTTCCGGGGCTGCACTGAGAAGTACAGCTCATGATCATACATTGGGCACAGAAAAAG ggTATTTGATGACATTGGCACGTACAGCCCTCCAACGGCCTGGAAGTCGTGCATGGTTTACATCAAGAGATTTCAAAACAACGTCTACTCCTCGTTGTTTGTCATTCtg gtTCGTGATGAATGAACCTTTTATTGACACAACTGGCCCAAGTTTAGGCGCTTTGAGTATTTATCTGCGTAGTAATGATAACACTGGAAGTACCATAATGAAACCGATTTGGCGGCTGTATAACCATCAAGGCCCAGACTGGCAATATGCTCAAGCACTCATTAAGGAACCTAATGATGCC ATTTTGATCGAAG GTATATGGGGTTCCAGCAGAGCAAATGGGTTCATCGCATTCGATGACATAACATTTTTTGGCGGTTCTTGTTCGA TTATTCCGGCGGGAGCAAAAGTACGTCCGGGTGAATGTAGATTTGAACGTGATATGTGTGATTGGTCAAATGGTACAGACAAATCGCCGGCTTCGTGGAGAATGGCTACGGTGAACAGAAGACCTTCCAATTTACCCGATAAGACTTTTGGTGCTCCAG aTGGTTATATATACTATGACTTATTTAACCAAATATTGGGTTCAAATATGGTACGGCTAATATCACCAGTCATACCAGTAACTGACGAGCCACAACTTTGCTTTTCATTTTGGTATGCTGCTTTTGGTGCTGGTGAGTCAGCATTGTTGCAAATTATGAGACAAGACAATAGTTCAGGAGAAACACCAGCAGAAAAA atttggAGTCTAGAAGCAAAGAATATGGACACCACAAGACCGGCATGGATGCCTGCACAAGTAACAGTTGAATCTAATAAAccttttcatataattatggAAGGACAAGCAACAAACGGAGGATTTGCTGTGgatgatataatattcactCCAGGATCTTGtccaagtaaaatataa